The segment AAACTGTTGCTCTCTGTGAATGCGCAGTGCGAGCTCCCCCGCCCCCCCTCCTGACTGTCTCCCTGCTGGGGGATGGGTGGCAGTGATGCACagtcacattttaaaaagggGGTTGCAAAAAACGATTAAGTAGACAATtagattttcttttcttccttTGGTTTTTCCTGCCCCCACTCTAGCAGGACCGCGCAATTTATTTCCTGATAGAATTCAAGAAATAAAAAAGGCGCCGTCTTTTTATTTGGTGGTCTGCTGTAAAGgaatgtttttaaatttaaaatcagGGTTGTGGTTTAGATAAGGGTAAAGTAAAATGATACCGCTAGGGTGTTGGATAATAGATACGATCCCCTGTAAACAAATCGAGTCACCGCGTAAAGAAAAACACCACATAGATGCATTGGCACACCGGCCAAATGAAACCGCATCCTGAATCCTGCAatgttgccattttttaaaatctgtgtagGGGTTTAAGGTAATTAAAACACACGTTTGAATAGGCAGCTAGTTGTCTATCTTAAGGTTCAAGGGGGTCGAATTACTACAAACAACCAAAACTAAAACGTTTATGAACATCTGCCTTACTCGTTTTATATGATgtatagtttttgtttgtttgtttgttttgttacatgcTAATTTTAATGAGTAACTTGTATctgtaaataaatcataacaccgGTTTAAAAGAGAACTCCGGTGAACGTGGTGAGTTAAATAAAACAGTACCGCTTGATGTTGtgttattttaatgtatgtatttaaatgtgtacttCAGTCATGATTTGCAATTTGAAATCGGCGCCTttttcaataacaaaaaaaatacattttttaaaaactcgcGGGTTTGGAGTTCATTGGCCCAAACTGGCGGAGTCATTAAGGAGACGTGATGGACAGGATCATTGCCCAATTAGGAAAGAAATTAGTCGACTCCGACCACTCAGCTAGCCTGTGGGTTGTACAACCTGCTGATTGGTGAATTGTCCTATCTTATTATGCACAACTGAAAGTAGCCAATAGGCGTTTCGGGTCGCGTTCTTTGTTGCTTTTCGACCAATCAAATATTAGGCGGAAAATGCCATCCAATAGTTTTGAAGTGTGGGCTGGGTTTATTGAGACGAGATTTCTATAAATACCACTCGAACGGATTTGTTGGTCAGTCTAGGCTGAACTCGTATTTTTGTGAGATAAGAAATTTTTGAAATTCTTTAATCATGTCTGGAAGAGGCAAAACCGGCGGAAAAGCCCGTGCTAAGGCTAAGTCCCGTAGCTCCAGAGCCGGGCTGCAGTTCCCTGTCGGCCGTGTTCACAGGCTGCTGAGGAAAGGTAACTATGCTGAGCGTGTGGGCGCTGGAGCCCCGGTCTATCTGGCCGCTGTACTCGAATACCTGACCGCCGAAATCCTGGAGCTGGCTGGCAACGCCGCCCGagacaacaagaaaaccagaatcatcccccgtcacctgcagctcgccgtccgcaacgacgaggagctcaacaagctgctgggaggcgtcaccatcgctcagggcggagtgctgcccaacatccaggccgtgTTGCTGCCCAAGAAGACTGGCCAAGCCGCCGCCAGCACCGGCAAGGCAGGCAAGAAGGGCTCGCAGTCCCAGGAGTACTAAAATAGAGCGGCGAGGAGGAGGCCTGCAGACCGGCGGAACATCGCTGAAATAAAACTAACTAGCAAAGCAAACACAAAGGCCCTTATAAGGGCCACCCACATGTTCAGTGAAAGAGTCATGTCCATTTTATGTGGTTTTAAGTGTTTTAGGTTCGTGTTTTAACCGCACATGTTAAGATCTCTAACGCATAAAATGGCCGTCCTGAAGCAGCGATTGAGAAATGCTGcatttctttacatatttattggcaatgtgtcttaatgtacaattttacaatgtgtttatttatttttttattttgaagtgaaGTGGTTTTAAACGCCACGATCAAAGCTTTTCTCCAATAAAATTCGCCAGATAAAAATGTTGCTGGTCTCTTCCGATGCAGATTTATACCGCTTCACAGTAAAACAACATTGACCTCCAGATGGGGGTTGTTTTAGTCTGGTACATAGAGAATTAGTACAGGACTACATCACACACTGCACTGGTATTTTTACATGTGCGGCTTACAAACCCCAGGCTTTTGCGCTAATTACCCACAATTTACCACCCCGGCATTGCTCTTATGTAAAGACTAAGACACAGGAAGCAGTGTAGGGTATTGGTCAATCTCTTCTAATacaaattaatacatttatttggcATGATACACATGGTTTTTGGGATGGTGGTTAATTTATTCTGGGTGAAAGGTCTTCAAGGACATGCACAGATGCTAGCCCTTTTCTTGAATATGATGCACGTTTTGTTCTCGTTTTGCCCCTTGTTTTCAAGGCGGGGAGTTCTGCAGTGTAGTTGTTAAATTGCAGGTGTTTCCTGCACTGCTAGGAAGCGGTGCAAGACAAACGGTCTGACCTCAAAGTGGTTGAGATGGAGCCCTCTTAGCACACCTGGGCTCTCTGTTCATCTTAGCAATGATAATCACTGGGGATGGCTGAGATGTTAATAAAATTAGACTTTACTCACTTTAAAAAATCATTTGTGCAGAATATTTTTCCCCCAAATTAGAAAtgtgttctcaagatacagcTAGGTATGTTTGCCTTACCAATGTATAGCTCTACTTGGTAGTTCACATTGATACTGCTTTGTAACAGTGGTTTTTCTTCCAAATGCACAGAACTAAAAggttaataatacagtattttatatacatttttttttaaaaaggggattttgaggagcatttaaaaaaaaaaaaaaatctgttattcTCTATGTAGAACACTATTTTCCAATTTCAGCAAACTGGTCATCCGTGTGCTGAGTAGACCTTGTATAATAATATGTCCCAAATGTAATCGTGGACTGCCTAACCTGCATTAACATTAGGCAGTGCAAGGTGAGTGCTAttcagggtctgtgaagccagGGAGTTAGTTTATTCCTGTCAGAACAtgtacaaggaggctgtgtggtccagtggttaaagaaaagggcttgtaaccaggaggtccccggttcaaatcccacctcagccactgactcactatgtgaccctgcgcaagtcacttaacctccttgtgctccgtctttcgggtgagacgtaattgtaagtgattctgcagctgatgcatcgttcacacaccctagtctctgtaagtcgccttggataaaggcgtctgctaaataaacaaggcCAGTGGGGTTCATATccatatttaaacaaatgaagcTTTCATGCTGAACATCAGAGGAATTCAAAGTACACATGTCAAGTAAATACACCATTTTGATCACTGCTGGGTAAAatccattttatttgtttttcatggtCAGTATTTGACAGTGATATAACATTTGGCATTGCATTGTTTTATGGCCCTTCAACTAATGTCTGTTAACTGTATGAATAACGGTTTTAATGTACTCTTTAACCAGAGGCTCCTCTAGCATTAGTCTTACACTACTATCCTGTCTTTTGAACCGGTGTACATCATGGCTTACTGTAAAGCCATATATATTTGCAAGCCTTTCATTATGTGTGTTTTGCAtatgaaaaacaaagcaaacatttttttgcacaaatatcaaattccgttaacaatacatactttgtatattgcaacaggtcggtaacatttctggagcaaaataggtttaatGGGTTTGATTCGGCAAGTATTTATGGCTTTGCAGTATTCATTACACCTCGAGAGACGGGTTAGATCTGAATCTTATGATCTCAGGACCTGAGAATATAACAAACAGGAAAAATCCATCTGCTATTcccaagatatatatatatacacacacagagtatgTTTTTCAgattctcattctctctctctctatatatatattatcctaAAGCAAAATccaatgttttttatatatatatatatatatatattatatatacgcACACTGTTGTAATAGCTATCAATCACGCTGATCATGGCGTGTGTTTATATATTAATATGTTCAGGTAGTAGTTCATACTGATGCCAGTGTGTTTCAGCAACATGGGTGTTTCAGGGATCCCAACCACTCCAAACTGAGCATGCCCAGAATGATTGCCTGTGCACAGCTGCTGATCTGATACTTCAGTATGGAGACAGGACAATGGATGGGTCTTTGGGAGATGTAGTCtgttacatgttttgtttttactatacacaggcaCTGAAGGGTTCacaaaactacatctcccataaCCCTTTGCTTTGCCCCTCCCCTCCTCCATCCTATTGCTATTTAGAGTCCTATTCACACAGCTTGACAAATGAGTTACTAAAGTACTCTGTTAACGGACCTCAATCATCCATTCTCTGTTTATATAAAGCTTTATGGATAGGGCTCAGAATGCTAAAAGTATTGCTCAGGGGAAGAGAACTAGCCTTTAGCTTGAAGTTCACAATACCTCTAATCAGCCATGCAGTAAATAGACCTTCTTTTGTAACTGTACTGATTGCTGGAGCTCCAGTCCTACTCCTAGTTCCCTCCCACACTCAGGTATTACTAGCAGTCCAGTGCTCATGCTTATCCGTGCACAGAGGAAGAAAGGAGGCACTCAAACTGaaactcacagacacacagcagatcCAAAAAGAcccagaaacagcagcagcacttTTATGAGAAAACGTTTAACCACTTTGACTTAAACACATGGCAATCAACCTGTCATGGCAAGTACATGATCAATCTAAAATCACGCTTCAAAGACACCCGGAGTTTCAGACAGGCTGAAATTGCAACAGGAGTTCACAGGTGTCGTTCTTGATTAGGCATCATTAATACTGCACAGAGGAGTTCAATACCACAGCACGAATCCACAGCCTCATGCTAGCCTTTAAACTAAAGACAAGACACTACACGTGTCAGATGCGTGCACTGATGGCATCAGTTACCAGGTGACTTTAAGCTGGCTGGTGACACGAGCACACTTGAGTGCGGGCATTTCCCTCCAGTGCACTCCCACATTCAGAGAGCACACTTGAGGGGACCTGGAATTCTGCTGCAAACTTTCAGGACATAAAATTGAGGGATGTATCTATTGGCACATcctaaaatgcttaaaaatgtttaaatgtggcTTAATGTGCTTAAATTCAAAGCAAACCCTGAGAAACTTTGCAGATACCAAGCTTAACACTTCCCAATACTAGTCCAAACATTGGGGTTTTGGTTACAACAGGATAACAATCACATTCATCCACATTTTGCACATGAAGTGGGTTTTCATTGTCAGGCTTAATGTGATTATTGTCTTGTTAAGATATTTCTTTTCACTTTATGCAAATAAGACACAAAGTTCATGAAGCTGTTGTCAGCTTGATGTGATTAGTATATTGTGCATATTAATGTGTCATTTGTTTAGGATAGTATTGTGAAGTGCTAGGCTTGCCATTTACAAACTTTCCAGGGGCTCGGTTTGAATTTGTTTCACATTAAGCGTTAAGGTGTCCCTATCTATTCTATA is part of the Acipenser ruthenus chromosome 39, fAciRut3.2 maternal haplotype, whole genome shotgun sequence genome and harbors:
- the LOC117397238 gene encoding histone H2AX; translation: MSGRGKTGGKARAKAKSRSSRAGLQFPVGRVHRLLRKGNYAERVGAGAPVYLAAVLEYLTAEILELAGNAARDNKKTRIIPRHLQLAVRNDEELNKLLGGVTIAQGGVLPNIQAVLLPKKTGQAAASTGKAGKKGSQSQEY